One segment of Setaria viridis chromosome 4, Setaria_viridis_v4.0, whole genome shotgun sequence DNA contains the following:
- the LOC117851588 gene encoding kinesin-like protein KIN-14M isoform X2, whose amino-acid sequence MSRPELSSISRHAGHNFHEVFHLRHGVYSDVPTSKILEMMKSTNLDNAPTQSLLSFVNSILDEIIENKNGEIPYHITCLLRKVILEIERRISTQAEHIRNQNNLMRAREEKYKSRIRVLEALASGMSGQTQIHSNATNGKANVAADYVMKMDKSKGEERRLVDKDMPSSMKDKEDVTRLTKDKEDMARLLKDKEEIIRLMKEKEEIVTLIKEKEDIGTLKNGKVDDKDQSADVHAAKSMTYDDKIFRMMKEKEESNHTIMKLKLELETMKSSYEESQSMLKSVKEDMLKLLKDKDNSDIIISKLRQELAEAGKSHNRRIQELETRALQANEEFEQRIKAVELMLEDSRMRASDFEESLKSRIESWEQKEIMVNQFVGLQIQSVQDLRLSSVSIRHEIQNCQKRWCEEISGLGQSLNVLINDAENYHAALEENRKLFNEIQELKGNIRVHCRIRPFLPGEDRKSTTIEYVGDDGELIIANPTRKGNEGSKSFKFNKVLGPTASQDEVFKDIQPLIRSVLDGYNVCIFAYGQTGSGKTYTMTGPENATEKEWGVNYRALNDLFHISHNRGDTIMYEFSVQMIEIYNEQIRDLLCSNGPEKKLGILNASQPNGLAVPDATLHPVSSMSDVIQLMRMGLANRAVGSTALNERSSRSHSVVTIHIRGLDLKTGATLRGALHLVDLAGSERVDRSAVTGDRLKEAQHINKSLSALGDVIFSLSQKNAHVPYRNSKLTQVLQTSLGGHAKTLMFVQINPDVSSYSETLSTLKFAERVSGVELGAAKANKEGKDIREFMEQLSLLKDKIAKKDEEINRLQLLKTQTPRARTVKRADSPLKHSSSSPGISSLGSRIKHRRTASGGKAMNIGSRAGSDADNFSDISDRHSESGSMQSVDDIQPQRGIMGLPKISLGEMSQNSADPELACFGYAESEERLSDISDSGLSMGTETDVSVGSIVELTLFPEQEKTSSTLKEKEKAPKTPNDRLSKVATRVQRTTAPKPAQTSLWPKLRDPPAPRSPLSAARTSSTQAISAPRTSNTTKRWT is encoded by the exons ATGTCACGGCCTGAACTATCTTCTATTTCAAGGCATGCCGGGCACAATTTCCATGAAGTCTTCCATCTGAGACATGGAGTTTATTCTGATGTGCCTACTTCTAAAATTTTGGAGATGATGAAATCCACCAACTTGGAT AACGCTCCTACCCAGTCACTTCTGAGTTTTGTGAATAGCATCCTTGACGAGATCATTGAGAATAAGAATGGAGAAATTCCTTAT CACATCACTTGCTTGTTGAGAAAGGTAATACTGGAGATTGAACGACGCATTTCTACTCAAGCAGAACACATAAGAAAT CAAAATAACCTTATGAGAGCACGTGAAGAGAAATATAAATCAAGGATAAGAGTATTAGAAGCACTTGCAAGCGGGATGAGTGGACAAACACAAATACACTCGAATGCAACAAATGGAAAAGCAAAT GTTGCTGCAGATTATGTCATGAAG ATGGACAAAAGCAAAGGTGAAGAACGAAGATTGGTTGACAAAGATATGCCAAGCTCGATGAAGGACAAGGAAGATGTAACTAGATTGACAAAGGATAAGGAAGATATGGCTAGGCTCTTGAAAGATAAGGAAGAAATAATTAGACTGatgaaagagaaggaagaaatagTTACGCTGAttaaggagaaggaagatattGGTACCTTGAAGAACGGCAAAGTGGATGACAAAGATCAATCAGCAGATGTACATGCAGCTAAATCAATGACATATGATGATAAAATATTTAGGATGatgaaggaaaaagaagaaagtaatCATACAATTATGAAACTAAAGCTCGAATTAGAAACCATGAAATCATCATATGAAGAGAGCCAGAGCATGTTAAAGTCAGTGAAGGAAGACATGCTTAAGCTTCTAAAGGACAAGGATAATAGTGACATTATAATATCAAAACTCAGGCAAGAGCTTGCAGAAGCAGGAAAATCTCATAACAGACGTATTCAAGAACTGGAGACTAGAGCTTTGCAGGCAAATGAGGAGTTCGAACAGAGGATAAAAGCAGTAGAGCTAATGCTCGAAGATTCTAGAATGAGAGCAAGCGATTTTGAGGAATCGTTAAAATCAAGAATCGAAAGTTGGGAGCAGAAGGAAATCATGGTGAACCAATTTGTAGGTCTGCAAATACAGAGTGTCCAG GATTTGAGGTTGTCTTCTGTTTCCATTAGGCATGAAATCCAAAACTGCCAGAAAAGATGGTGTGAAGAAATTAGTGGCCTTG GACAAAGTCTTAATGTACTGATAAATGATGCTGAAAATTATCATGCTGCTCTTGAAGAAAATAGAAAATTGTTCAATGAGATTCAGGAGCTAAAAG GAAACATAAGAGTTCATTGCCGGATAAGACCTTTTCTTCCCGGGGAGGATAGGAAATCTACTACAATTGAATATGTTGGTGATGATGGTGAACTCATTATTGCAAATCCCACACGAAAAGGAAATGAAGGGAGCAAGTCATTCAAATTCAACAAAGTTCTTGGCCCCACTGCTTCTCAAG aTGAGGTATTCAAGGACATTCAACCCCTTATCAGATCAGTTCTTGATGGCTATAATGTTTGCATTTTTGCATATGGTCAAACTGGATCAGGAAAAACGTACACAATG ACTGGACCTGAAAATGCAACCGAGAAGGAATGGGGTGTTAATTACAGAGCTTTGAATGACCTGTTCCACATTTCACATAATCGTGGGGATACAATCATGTATGAATTTAGTGTTCAAATGATTGAGATATACAATGAACAAATCCGTGATCTTCTTTGCAGCAATGGTCCAGAGAAGAA ACTAGGGATTTTGAATGCCAGCCAACCCAATGGGCTTGCTGTTCCTGATGCAACATTGCATCCTGTTAGCTCAATGTCTGATGTTATTCAGTTAATGAGAATGGGACTTGCAAACAGAGCTGTGGGTTCAACAGCATTGAATGAAAGAAGCAGCAGATCTCACAG TGTTGTTACCATACACATTCGAGGTTTAGATTTGAAAACTGGAGCTACTTTGCGCGGCGCACTACATCTCGTTGATCTTGCTGGTAGTGAGAGAGTGGACCGTTCTGCTGTTACAGGAGATAGACTCAAAGAAGCACAACACATTAACAAATCTCTGTCCGCTCTTGGAGATGTCATATTTTCTTTATCACAGAAGAATGCACATGTACCGTACCGGAACAGCAAACTTACACAAGTCCTGCAAACTTCTTTGG GTGGCCATGCAAAAACCTTGATGTTTGTGCAGATCAACCCAGATGTCTCATCTTATTCAGAGACTCTAAGTACTTTAAAGTTCGCTGAAAGGGTTTCTGGAGTGGAACTAGGTGCTGCAAAGGCGAATAAAGAGGGCAAAGATATCAGAGAATTTATGGAACAG CTTTCACTGCTCAAAGATAAAATTGCAAAgaaagatgaggaaataaaCAGATTACAACTACTCAAGACACAAACTCCAAGGGCCAGGACAGTGAAACGTGCTGATTCCCCATTGAAACATTCATCCTCCTCCCCGGGCATATCTTCTTTAGGGAGCAGAATCAAACACCGAAGAACGGCGTCTGGTGGAAAAGCAATGAACATTGGCAGTAGGGCTGGCTCTGATGCTGATAACTTCTCTGATATCAGTGACAGGCACTCTGAATCTGGTTCTATGCAGTCTGTTGATGATATCCAACCACAGAGGGGCATTATGGGACTTCCTAAGATCTCTTTAGGTGAGATGAGTCAGAATTCTGCTGACCCTGAGCTTGCTTGCTTTGGCTATGCTGAATCAGAGGAGAGGTTAAGTGATATATCAGATAGTGGTCTTTCCATGGGCACAGAGACTGATGTTTCAGTAGGCAGTATAGTTGAGTTGACACTCTTCCCAGAGCAGGAAAAAACATCTAGCACCctgaaagagaaagagaaggcaCCAAAAACTCCAAATGATCGTTT GTCTAAGGTGGCCACTCGAGTCCAGAGGACAACAGCACCAAAACCAGCTCAAACTTCATTATGGCCTAAACTAAGAGATCCTCCAGCTCCTAGATCTCCAT TGTCAGCTGCGAGAACGTCATCGACACAAGCAATATCTGCACCAAGAACGTCAAATACTACAAAGAGATGGACATAG
- the LOC117851601 gene encoding uncharacterized protein, which produces MAVEPNMARRMWHVVRAVLFMLRKGVSKRKLTMDLHLLLQRGKIAGKALGNLMTAHGHHDKAKAAEAAVPPAQQFSCRALDLASAVYNPRGVREVEFSCSNTPSYPSLHLIPTGKRRRRGNNRRSHRGANGAEPGWYNYDAADIARVFEILNNNEHLLSGGGGDDTGSPGAEQPSPLALIATPSPTLWASFGRTPAHVRQLRITDSPFPLRDDAAGDGGEVDMEAEEFIKKFYEQLRTQQSLAAATPDCGYGSYGGYARPVSGIA; this is translated from the coding sequence ATGGCGGTGGAGCCGAACATGGCGCGGCGCATGTGGCACGTGGTGCGCGCCGTGCTGTTCATGCTCCGCAAGGGCGTGTCCAAGCGGAAGCTGACCATggacctccacctcctcctccagcgcgGCAAGATCGCCGGCAAGGCCCTGGGCAACCTCATGACCGCCCACGGCCACCACGACAAGGCCaaggcggccgaggcggcggtgcCGCCGGCGCAGCAGTTCTCGTGCCGCGCCCTCGACCTGGCCTCCGCCGTCTACAACCCGCGCGGCGTCCGCGAGGTGGAGTTCAGCTGCAGCAACACCCCCTCCTACCCGTCCCTCCACCTCATCCCCACcggcaagcgccgccgccgcggcaacAACCGCCGCAGCCACCGCGGCGCCAACGGCGCCGAGCCGGGATGGTACAACTACGACGCCGCCGACATTGCCAGGGTCTTCGAGATCCTCAACAACAACGAGCACCTcctcagcggcggtggcggcgacgacacCGGTTCGCCAGGTGCCGAGCAGCCGTCGCCGCTCGCGCTGATCGCGACGCCGTCCCCCACGCTATGGGCGAGCTTCGGCCGCACGCCAGCGCACGTGAGGCAGCTGAGGATCACCGACTCGCCGTTCCCGCTGAGGGACGACGCCGCCGGGGATGGCGGCGAGGTGGACATGGAGGCCGAGGAGTTCATCAAGAAGTTCTACGAGCAGCTGCGCACGCAGcagagcctcgccgccgccacgccagaCTGCGGCTACGGCTCCTACGGTGGGTACGCCCGGCCGGTCTCCGGCATCGCCTAA
- the LOC117851588 gene encoding kinesin-like protein KIN-14M isoform X3 — protein MMKSTNLDNAPTQSLLSFVNSILDEIIENKNGEIPYHITCLLRKVILEIERRISTQAEHIRNQNNLMRAREEKYKSRIRVLEALASGMSGQTQIHSNATNGKANVAADYVMKMDKSKGEERRLVDKDMPSSMKDKEDVTRLTKDKEDMARLLKDKEEIIRLMKEKEEIVTLIKEKEDIGTLKNGKVDDKDQSADVHAAKSMTYDDKIFRMMKEKEESNHTIMKLKLELETMKSSYEESQSMLKSVKEDMLKLLKDKDNSDIIISKLRQELAEAGKSHNRRIQELETRALQANEEFEQRIKAVELMLEDSRMRASDFEESLKSRIESWEQKEIMVNQFVGLQIQSVQDLRLSSVSIRHEIQNCQKRWCEEISGLGQSLNVLINDAENYHAALEENRKLFNEIQELKGNIRVHCRIRPFLPGEDRKSTTIEYVGDDGELIIANPTRKGNEGSKSFKFNKVLGPTASQDEVFKDIQPLIRSVLDGYNVCIFAYGQTGSGKTYTMTGPENATEKEWGVNYRALNDLFHISHNRGDTIMYEFSVQMIEIYNEQIRDLLCSNGPEKKLGILNASQPNGLAVPDATLHPVSSMSDVIQLMRMGLANRAVGSTALNERSSRSHSVVTIHIRGLDLKTGATLRGALHLVDLAGSERVDRSAVTGDRLKEAQHINKSLSALGDVIFSLSQKNAHVPYRNSKLTQVLQTSLGGHAKTLMFVQINPDVSSYSETLSTLKFAERVSGVELGAAKANKEGKDIREFMEQLSLLKDKIAKKDEEINRLQLLKTQTPRARTVKRADSPLKHSSSSPGISSLGSRIKHRRTASGGKAMNIGSRAGSDADNFSDISDRHSESGSMQSVDDIQPQRGIMGLPKISLGEMSQNSADPELACFGYAESEERLSDISDSGLSMGTETDVSVGSIVELTLFPEQEKTSSTLKEKEKAPKTPNDRLSKVATRVQRTTAPKPAQTSLWPKLRDPPAPRSPLSAARTSSTQAISAPRTSNTTKRWT, from the exons ATGATGAAATCCACCAACTTGGAT AACGCTCCTACCCAGTCACTTCTGAGTTTTGTGAATAGCATCCTTGACGAGATCATTGAGAATAAGAATGGAGAAATTCCTTAT CACATCACTTGCTTGTTGAGAAAGGTAATACTGGAGATTGAACGACGCATTTCTACTCAAGCAGAACACATAAGAAAT CAAAATAACCTTATGAGAGCACGTGAAGAGAAATATAAATCAAGGATAAGAGTATTAGAAGCACTTGCAAGCGGGATGAGTGGACAAACACAAATACACTCGAATGCAACAAATGGAAAAGCAAAT GTTGCTGCAGATTATGTCATGAAG ATGGACAAAAGCAAAGGTGAAGAACGAAGATTGGTTGACAAAGATATGCCAAGCTCGATGAAGGACAAGGAAGATGTAACTAGATTGACAAAGGATAAGGAAGATATGGCTAGGCTCTTGAAAGATAAGGAAGAAATAATTAGACTGatgaaagagaaggaagaaatagTTACGCTGAttaaggagaaggaagatattGGTACCTTGAAGAACGGCAAAGTGGATGACAAAGATCAATCAGCAGATGTACATGCAGCTAAATCAATGACATATGATGATAAAATATTTAGGATGatgaaggaaaaagaagaaagtaatCATACAATTATGAAACTAAAGCTCGAATTAGAAACCATGAAATCATCATATGAAGAGAGCCAGAGCATGTTAAAGTCAGTGAAGGAAGACATGCTTAAGCTTCTAAAGGACAAGGATAATAGTGACATTATAATATCAAAACTCAGGCAAGAGCTTGCAGAAGCAGGAAAATCTCATAACAGACGTATTCAAGAACTGGAGACTAGAGCTTTGCAGGCAAATGAGGAGTTCGAACAGAGGATAAAAGCAGTAGAGCTAATGCTCGAAGATTCTAGAATGAGAGCAAGCGATTTTGAGGAATCGTTAAAATCAAGAATCGAAAGTTGGGAGCAGAAGGAAATCATGGTGAACCAATTTGTAGGTCTGCAAATACAGAGTGTCCAG GATTTGAGGTTGTCTTCTGTTTCCATTAGGCATGAAATCCAAAACTGCCAGAAAAGATGGTGTGAAGAAATTAGTGGCCTTG GACAAAGTCTTAATGTACTGATAAATGATGCTGAAAATTATCATGCTGCTCTTGAAGAAAATAGAAAATTGTTCAATGAGATTCAGGAGCTAAAAG GAAACATAAGAGTTCATTGCCGGATAAGACCTTTTCTTCCCGGGGAGGATAGGAAATCTACTACAATTGAATATGTTGGTGATGATGGTGAACTCATTATTGCAAATCCCACACGAAAAGGAAATGAAGGGAGCAAGTCATTCAAATTCAACAAAGTTCTTGGCCCCACTGCTTCTCAAG aTGAGGTATTCAAGGACATTCAACCCCTTATCAGATCAGTTCTTGATGGCTATAATGTTTGCATTTTTGCATATGGTCAAACTGGATCAGGAAAAACGTACACAATG ACTGGACCTGAAAATGCAACCGAGAAGGAATGGGGTGTTAATTACAGAGCTTTGAATGACCTGTTCCACATTTCACATAATCGTGGGGATACAATCATGTATGAATTTAGTGTTCAAATGATTGAGATATACAATGAACAAATCCGTGATCTTCTTTGCAGCAATGGTCCAGAGAAGAA ACTAGGGATTTTGAATGCCAGCCAACCCAATGGGCTTGCTGTTCCTGATGCAACATTGCATCCTGTTAGCTCAATGTCTGATGTTATTCAGTTAATGAGAATGGGACTTGCAAACAGAGCTGTGGGTTCAACAGCATTGAATGAAAGAAGCAGCAGATCTCACAG TGTTGTTACCATACACATTCGAGGTTTAGATTTGAAAACTGGAGCTACTTTGCGCGGCGCACTACATCTCGTTGATCTTGCTGGTAGTGAGAGAGTGGACCGTTCTGCTGTTACAGGAGATAGACTCAAAGAAGCACAACACATTAACAAATCTCTGTCCGCTCTTGGAGATGTCATATTTTCTTTATCACAGAAGAATGCACATGTACCGTACCGGAACAGCAAACTTACACAAGTCCTGCAAACTTCTTTGG GTGGCCATGCAAAAACCTTGATGTTTGTGCAGATCAACCCAGATGTCTCATCTTATTCAGAGACTCTAAGTACTTTAAAGTTCGCTGAAAGGGTTTCTGGAGTGGAACTAGGTGCTGCAAAGGCGAATAAAGAGGGCAAAGATATCAGAGAATTTATGGAACAG CTTTCACTGCTCAAAGATAAAATTGCAAAgaaagatgaggaaataaaCAGATTACAACTACTCAAGACACAAACTCCAAGGGCCAGGACAGTGAAACGTGCTGATTCCCCATTGAAACATTCATCCTCCTCCCCGGGCATATCTTCTTTAGGGAGCAGAATCAAACACCGAAGAACGGCGTCTGGTGGAAAAGCAATGAACATTGGCAGTAGGGCTGGCTCTGATGCTGATAACTTCTCTGATATCAGTGACAGGCACTCTGAATCTGGTTCTATGCAGTCTGTTGATGATATCCAACCACAGAGGGGCATTATGGGACTTCCTAAGATCTCTTTAGGTGAGATGAGTCAGAATTCTGCTGACCCTGAGCTTGCTTGCTTTGGCTATGCTGAATCAGAGGAGAGGTTAAGTGATATATCAGATAGTGGTCTTTCCATGGGCACAGAGACTGATGTTTCAGTAGGCAGTATAGTTGAGTTGACACTCTTCCCAGAGCAGGAAAAAACATCTAGCACCctgaaagagaaagagaaggcaCCAAAAACTCCAAATGATCGTTT GTCTAAGGTGGCCACTCGAGTCCAGAGGACAACAGCACCAAAACCAGCTCAAACTTCATTATGGCCTAAACTAAGAGATCCTCCAGCTCCTAGATCTCCAT TGTCAGCTGCGAGAACGTCATCGACACAAGCAATATCTGCACCAAGAACGTCAAATACTACAAAGAGATGGACATAG
- the LOC117851588 gene encoding kinesin-like protein KIN-14M isoform X1, translating into MSVAAAAESPESREERRRRSEAVAWLRSLLAGEGLPLPPPRASDHDLRAALVDGALLAAALRTLAPAASTPDEGGASAAAAAAGGTDVARFLAAVERMGLPTFAASDLDRGPMSAVIVCLLALRDRFGSHVGEGLHCSLEENGRMPSMEFSIRENGHSTQNSGFGEESKQARGNLQKVSKSPGPSEPSSPMSRPELSSISRHAGHNFHEVFHLRHGVYSDVPTSKILEMMKSTNLDNAPTQSLLSFVNSILDEIIENKNGEIPYHITCLLRKVILEIERRISTQAEHIRNQNNLMRAREEKYKSRIRVLEALASGMSGQTQIHSNATNGKANVAADYVMKMDKSKGEERRLVDKDMPSSMKDKEDVTRLTKDKEDMARLLKDKEEIIRLMKEKEEIVTLIKEKEDIGTLKNGKVDDKDQSADVHAAKSMTYDDKIFRMMKEKEESNHTIMKLKLELETMKSSYEESQSMLKSVKEDMLKLLKDKDNSDIIISKLRQELAEAGKSHNRRIQELETRALQANEEFEQRIKAVELMLEDSRMRASDFEESLKSRIESWEQKEIMVNQFVGLQIQSVQDLRLSSVSIRHEIQNCQKRWCEEISGLGQSLNVLINDAENYHAALEENRKLFNEIQELKGNIRVHCRIRPFLPGEDRKSTTIEYVGDDGELIIANPTRKGNEGSKSFKFNKVLGPTASQDEVFKDIQPLIRSVLDGYNVCIFAYGQTGSGKTYTMTGPENATEKEWGVNYRALNDLFHISHNRGDTIMYEFSVQMIEIYNEQIRDLLCSNGPEKKLGILNASQPNGLAVPDATLHPVSSMSDVIQLMRMGLANRAVGSTALNERSSRSHSVVTIHIRGLDLKTGATLRGALHLVDLAGSERVDRSAVTGDRLKEAQHINKSLSALGDVIFSLSQKNAHVPYRNSKLTQVLQTSLGGHAKTLMFVQINPDVSSYSETLSTLKFAERVSGVELGAAKANKEGKDIREFMEQLSLLKDKIAKKDEEINRLQLLKTQTPRARTVKRADSPLKHSSSSPGISSLGSRIKHRRTASGGKAMNIGSRAGSDADNFSDISDRHSESGSMQSVDDIQPQRGIMGLPKISLGEMSQNSADPELACFGYAESEERLSDISDSGLSMGTETDVSVGSIVELTLFPEQEKTSSTLKEKEKAPKTPNDRLSKVATRVQRTTAPKPAQTSLWPKLRDPPAPRSPLSAARTSSTQAISAPRTSNTTKRWT; encoded by the exons AtgtccgtcgccgccgccgccgagtcgC CGGAGAgccgggaggagcggcggcggcgatcggaGGCGGTCGCGTGGCTGCGGTCGCTGCTGGCGGGCGAGGGGCTGCCGTTGCCCCCGCCGCGCGCGTCCGATCACGACCTCCGGGCCGCGCTCGTCGACggcgcgctcctcgccgcggcgctccGCACGCTCGCCCCTGCTGCTTCGACTCCCGACGAG GGCggagcctcggcggcggcggcggcggctggggggaCCGATGTGGCGAGGTTCCTGGCGGCCGTGGAGCGGATGGGCCTGCCCACCTTCGCCGCCTCCGACCTCGACAGG GGCCCAATGTCAGCTGTGATTGTCTGTCTTCTTGCACTAAGGGATCGGTTTGGCTCCCATGTTGGGGAAGGCTTGCACTGTAGCCTTGAAGAAAACGGTAGGATGCCAAGCATGGAGTTTTCCATAAGGGAAAATGGTCATAGTACACAGAACTCTGGGTTCGGAGAAGAGAGTAAACAAGCGAGAGGGAACCTACAAAAGGTCTCCAAAAGTCCAGGTCCATCAG AACCATCATCTCCGATGTCACGGCCTGAACTATCTTCTATTTCAAGGCATGCCGGGCACAATTTCCATGAAGTCTTCCATCTGAGACATGGAGTTTATTCTGATGTGCCTACTTCTAAAATTTTGGAGATGATGAAATCCACCAACTTGGAT AACGCTCCTACCCAGTCACTTCTGAGTTTTGTGAATAGCATCCTTGACGAGATCATTGAGAATAAGAATGGAGAAATTCCTTAT CACATCACTTGCTTGTTGAGAAAGGTAATACTGGAGATTGAACGACGCATTTCTACTCAAGCAGAACACATAAGAAAT CAAAATAACCTTATGAGAGCACGTGAAGAGAAATATAAATCAAGGATAAGAGTATTAGAAGCACTTGCAAGCGGGATGAGTGGACAAACACAAATACACTCGAATGCAACAAATGGAAAAGCAAAT GTTGCTGCAGATTATGTCATGAAG ATGGACAAAAGCAAAGGTGAAGAACGAAGATTGGTTGACAAAGATATGCCAAGCTCGATGAAGGACAAGGAAGATGTAACTAGATTGACAAAGGATAAGGAAGATATGGCTAGGCTCTTGAAAGATAAGGAAGAAATAATTAGACTGatgaaagagaaggaagaaatagTTACGCTGAttaaggagaaggaagatattGGTACCTTGAAGAACGGCAAAGTGGATGACAAAGATCAATCAGCAGATGTACATGCAGCTAAATCAATGACATATGATGATAAAATATTTAGGATGatgaaggaaaaagaagaaagtaatCATACAATTATGAAACTAAAGCTCGAATTAGAAACCATGAAATCATCATATGAAGAGAGCCAGAGCATGTTAAAGTCAGTGAAGGAAGACATGCTTAAGCTTCTAAAGGACAAGGATAATAGTGACATTATAATATCAAAACTCAGGCAAGAGCTTGCAGAAGCAGGAAAATCTCATAACAGACGTATTCAAGAACTGGAGACTAGAGCTTTGCAGGCAAATGAGGAGTTCGAACAGAGGATAAAAGCAGTAGAGCTAATGCTCGAAGATTCTAGAATGAGAGCAAGCGATTTTGAGGAATCGTTAAAATCAAGAATCGAAAGTTGGGAGCAGAAGGAAATCATGGTGAACCAATTTGTAGGTCTGCAAATACAGAGTGTCCAG GATTTGAGGTTGTCTTCTGTTTCCATTAGGCATGAAATCCAAAACTGCCAGAAAAGATGGTGTGAAGAAATTAGTGGCCTTG GACAAAGTCTTAATGTACTGATAAATGATGCTGAAAATTATCATGCTGCTCTTGAAGAAAATAGAAAATTGTTCAATGAGATTCAGGAGCTAAAAG GAAACATAAGAGTTCATTGCCGGATAAGACCTTTTCTTCCCGGGGAGGATAGGAAATCTACTACAATTGAATATGTTGGTGATGATGGTGAACTCATTATTGCAAATCCCACACGAAAAGGAAATGAAGGGAGCAAGTCATTCAAATTCAACAAAGTTCTTGGCCCCACTGCTTCTCAAG aTGAGGTATTCAAGGACATTCAACCCCTTATCAGATCAGTTCTTGATGGCTATAATGTTTGCATTTTTGCATATGGTCAAACTGGATCAGGAAAAACGTACACAATG ACTGGACCTGAAAATGCAACCGAGAAGGAATGGGGTGTTAATTACAGAGCTTTGAATGACCTGTTCCACATTTCACATAATCGTGGGGATACAATCATGTATGAATTTAGTGTTCAAATGATTGAGATATACAATGAACAAATCCGTGATCTTCTTTGCAGCAATGGTCCAGAGAAGAA ACTAGGGATTTTGAATGCCAGCCAACCCAATGGGCTTGCTGTTCCTGATGCAACATTGCATCCTGTTAGCTCAATGTCTGATGTTATTCAGTTAATGAGAATGGGACTTGCAAACAGAGCTGTGGGTTCAACAGCATTGAATGAAAGAAGCAGCAGATCTCACAG TGTTGTTACCATACACATTCGAGGTTTAGATTTGAAAACTGGAGCTACTTTGCGCGGCGCACTACATCTCGTTGATCTTGCTGGTAGTGAGAGAGTGGACCGTTCTGCTGTTACAGGAGATAGACTCAAAGAAGCACAACACATTAACAAATCTCTGTCCGCTCTTGGAGATGTCATATTTTCTTTATCACAGAAGAATGCACATGTACCGTACCGGAACAGCAAACTTACACAAGTCCTGCAAACTTCTTTGG GTGGCCATGCAAAAACCTTGATGTTTGTGCAGATCAACCCAGATGTCTCATCTTATTCAGAGACTCTAAGTACTTTAAAGTTCGCTGAAAGGGTTTCTGGAGTGGAACTAGGTGCTGCAAAGGCGAATAAAGAGGGCAAAGATATCAGAGAATTTATGGAACAG CTTTCACTGCTCAAAGATAAAATTGCAAAgaaagatgaggaaataaaCAGATTACAACTACTCAAGACACAAACTCCAAGGGCCAGGACAGTGAAACGTGCTGATTCCCCATTGAAACATTCATCCTCCTCCCCGGGCATATCTTCTTTAGGGAGCAGAATCAAACACCGAAGAACGGCGTCTGGTGGAAAAGCAATGAACATTGGCAGTAGGGCTGGCTCTGATGCTGATAACTTCTCTGATATCAGTGACAGGCACTCTGAATCTGGTTCTATGCAGTCTGTTGATGATATCCAACCACAGAGGGGCATTATGGGACTTCCTAAGATCTCTTTAGGTGAGATGAGTCAGAATTCTGCTGACCCTGAGCTTGCTTGCTTTGGCTATGCTGAATCAGAGGAGAGGTTAAGTGATATATCAGATAGTGGTCTTTCCATGGGCACAGAGACTGATGTTTCAGTAGGCAGTATAGTTGAGTTGACACTCTTCCCAGAGCAGGAAAAAACATCTAGCACCctgaaagagaaagagaaggcaCCAAAAACTCCAAATGATCGTTT GTCTAAGGTGGCCACTCGAGTCCAGAGGACAACAGCACCAAAACCAGCTCAAACTTCATTATGGCCTAAACTAAGAGATCCTCCAGCTCCTAGATCTCCAT TGTCAGCTGCGAGAACGTCATCGACACAAGCAATATCTGCACCAAGAACGTCAAATACTACAAAGAGATGGACATAG